Sequence from the Deltaproteobacteria bacterium genome:
CCGGCGATTCGGCTGCCGAATCGCCGGATCGCCGGGTCTGTCCCCGCCCCAGTCTATCAGCGGGGCGTCAGGAGGCCGCGCTCGACGAGGCTGGTGATGGCGCCGCGGATGGCGACGTCGGTCTCGGGGATCACGTCGAGGATCCGGCGCATGGTGAAGCCCGCCGCGGCGAGCTCGAGGACGGACTCCTCGGTGGGCTCGAGCGGGCGGGAGAGCGCGCCGAGCTTCTCGCGGTGGACGGCGAAGCGCGAGCCCGGCTCGACGGTGGGGCCGGCCTGGCGGGCGGCCTCGTCGAGCAGGCGCAGCGCCTCGAGGATCACGCCCTCCATCGGGCCGGCGGCGTCGCTGCGGGCGGCCTCGTCGACGGTGGCGCGGAACTCGAAGAAGCCCTCGCGCCAGCCGAAGATGCGGGCCAGCGCCTTCACGCCCCCCACCGAGCCGACCTGCGCCGACAGGAGCTGGCCGTCGGCGAAGGACACGAGGCCCTCCTCGACGCCCGCCGTCACGGTGAGCGTGCCCCGCCGTGCGAGCGCCGCGAACATCTGGAGCAGGCTCACCGCGCCGAGCTCCTCGAGCGGGCCGCGGATTCCCGTGCGGCGCGCCTCCTCCTCGGCGCGCTGCACGTCCTCGACGAAGCGCTCGAGCGCGTCGCGCCGCGAGCCGGCCTCGATCGCGACCGCGACGGCCGGCACCACGCCCTCGCCGCGCAGGTGGCGCACCACCCTGCCGGGCACGGTCAGGAGCTCGCCCGTGCCGGGATGGGTGAGCTCGAGCTCGACCGCGCGGCCCACCGGCAGCTCCTCGCCGTCCACCGAGAGGAGCGCGCCGGTCTTCGAGAGGTCCCGCGTGCGCGCGCGCAGCGGCTTGCCCGTCGGGCCCTTCACGCGCACGCTCACCCGCGTCGGCGCGCGGTCGGCGCGATCGCGGTAGGTGCGGTCGTTCGGATCGCCGGCGTCGTCCGGGGATCCGGAGGGCCCGGCACCCGGCGCCGCGTGGGCAGTCCGCTCGAAGCCCTCCGGCGCGAGGTCGCTCTCGTCGTCCGCAAGGATGTCGGCGGTGCCGAGGGCGTCGGCGGGGTCGGCGGCCGCGAGCTCCGCCCCAGCGGCCGCCGTATTGGCCTCGCTGCGCAGCGCCTCGGCACGCTCGACCACCGGCGCGAAGCGCGCGCGCAGCTCCGGCGCGGGATCGA
This genomic interval carries:
- a CDS encoding DUF4388 domain-containing protein; translated protein: MADPLDDPVAVPRVARALHLVFEEAEAFLREYERNLVKGGAVVPTDVVYEPRELVEVRVEAPFAAAKLSLKAEVVGSAGQGVAVQFLDPAPELRARFAPVVERAEALRSEANTAAAGAELAAADPADALGTADILADDESDLAPEGFERTAHAAPGAGPSGSPDDAGDPNDRTYRDRADRAPTRVSVRVKGPTGKPLRARTRDLSKTGALLSVDGEELPVGRAVELELTHPGTGELLTVPGRVVRHLRGEGVVPAVAVAIEAGSRRDALERFVEDVQRAEEEARRTGIRGPLEELGAVSLLQMFAALARRGTLTVTAGVEEGLVSFADGQLLSAQVGSVGGVKALARIFGWREGFFEFRATVDEAARSDAAGPMEGVILEALRLLDEAARQAGPTVEPGSRFAVHREKLGALSRPLEPTEESVLELAAAGFTMRRILDVIPETDVAIRGAITSLVERGLLTPR